One Lottiidibacillus patelloidae DNA segment encodes these proteins:
- a CDS encoding RsfA family transcriptional regulator, whose product MKVRQDAWSHEDDLLLAETVLRHIRDGGTQLQAFEEVGDHLNRTSAACGFRWNAVVRRKYEQAISLAKKQRKERKRALAKQQAAANDRKTYQNPQSFSAFEFGEEYIPLSERKSHTSEHKEEQQSTVVNQTSNEKQEREMSAYGSNRTVQTAANMNGSTTANEMSLKDVIAFLQNLNYSNSSSQKLQLENERLKQDLQSLLDENENLKRKVKRLEQDQETIQEDYQSLIKIMDRARRMVVFSDDENVSSTSFKMDKNGNLEKIAK is encoded by the coding sequence ATGAAAGTTAGACAAGATGCATGGTCCCATGAAGACGATCTACTATTAGCAGAAACTGTATTACGTCATATTCGAGACGGCGGCACACAACTCCAAGCATTTGAAGAAGTTGGCGATCATTTAAACCGCACTTCAGCTGCGTGTGGTTTCCGTTGGAATGCTGTCGTTCGCAGAAAATATGAGCAAGCTATTTCACTAGCAAAAAAGCAAAGAAAAGAACGAAAGCGTGCGCTAGCTAAGCAGCAAGCAGCTGCAAATGATAGAAAAACGTATCAAAATCCACAAAGCTTTTCAGCTTTTGAGTTTGGTGAAGAATACATCCCTTTATCTGAAAGAAAATCGCATACATCTGAACATAAGGAGGAACAACAATCTACTGTCGTTAATCAAACTAGCAATGAAAAGCAAGAAAGAGAGATGTCAGCCTACGGTTCTAATCGGACTGTGCAAACTGCCGCTAATATGAATGGTAGTACAACGGCGAATGAAATGTCACTAAAAGATGTCATTGCCTTTTTACAAAACTTAAACTACTCTAACTCATCTTCACAAAAGCTACAGTTAGAGAATGAAAGATTAAAGCAAGACTTACAATCTCTACTTGACGAAAACGAGAATTTAAAGAGAAAAGTAAAACGTTTAGAGCAAGACCAAGAAACAATTCAAGAAGATTATCAATCATTAATTAAAATTATGGATCGCGCACGACGAATGGTTGTCTTTTCTGACGATGAAAATGTGTCGTCTACTTCATTTAAAATGGATAAAAACGGGAATCTTGAAAAAATCGCAAAATAA
- a CDS encoding response regulator, whose product MMKIMLVDDHAVLRDGLANIFEMEEDMEVVGVAESGEKALELLPSFNPDIIILDINMPGMNGITTASEIKKRYPKVKILMLTMHNEDEFLMAALREGADGYLLKDTPSDQVVEAIKMVANGESILHPEMTKKLIDFHQQKIPDTDSQLTEREQEVLMCLVNGLSNKDIAKNLFISDKTVKIHVSKIFKKLGVKSRSQAVIHAVQHQLVPLPKSPTT is encoded by the coding sequence ATAATGAAAATTATGTTAGTTGATGATCATGCAGTATTAAGAGACGGTCTTGCAAATATTTTCGAAATGGAAGAAGACATGGAAGTGGTTGGAGTAGCTGAAAGTGGTGAAAAAGCACTAGAATTACTGCCGAGCTTTAACCCTGATATTATTATTTTAGATATTAATATGCCTGGTATGAATGGTATCACTACTGCATCTGAAATTAAAAAACGCTACCCTAAAGTTAAAATATTGATGTTAACGATGCACAATGAAGATGAATTTTTAATGGCAGCATTAAGGGAAGGTGCAGATGGATACTTATTAAAAGATACACCTTCTGACCAAGTAGTAGAAGCAATTAAAATGGTTGCAAACGGTGAGTCTATTTTACATCCAGAAATGACCAAAAAATTAATAGATTTCCATCAACAAAAAATTCCTGACACTGATTCACAGTTAACTGAGCGTGAACAAGAAGTACTAATGTGTTTAGTTAACGGTTTAAGCAATAAAGATATTGCCAAAAATTTATTTATAAGCGATAAAACAGTTAAAATTCATGTTAGTAAGATTTTTAAAAAATTAGGTGTAAAAAGTCGTTCACAAGCTGTAATTCATGCTGTTCAGCATCAATTAGTACCACTACCGAAGTCACCGACGACTTAA
- a CDS encoding GAF domain-containing sensor histidine kinase, translating to MHKRESIIRKYIFILTVLGWTAYAYHLHLYILPEDIFIFVCLVIFLGVIEYFRLPIGKVSTSIGFPVLFTLYLIYGLSTTIVFYGLVLTVVNVLLRRPLRVVLYNPAQLIVSFILSIQVTGLLTSVNKLTFGSALEEQFVFLTVLLISYTVINNLFVDFVLLFRVEKLSLTNWVQKFLISLSVALISYLYCLLLIVLGHQDRGDIDVLSYAFFFSPLLGLSLLSSIIVRLQQEKERLNALVSITSEINDSFATNDWIDKIKPNLFSFLQTDVAFLCAEQNGKWEILIKDGLEKDFTFSEKIKEEIIPITQAIVYSNKKHNGGPLAKAFPSYIQSIVYAPLKIESKVVGMLVVGRTRTFSFSNEDVQFLSAVVNQLAVTLKTRKLIEEQEKNMILEERNRIARDIHDGIAQSIAGAVMNLETAQRKFETSAQAAYDLISNSVSKLRISLKEVRQSIYALRPYPTETIGLKQALEKRVADFNKESSIIVKFEERGTPFELSTKNQKLLFDIAKESLQNIKKHAKATEVSVLLSYQSDFVLLKVKDNGIGFSLFDAMLKARNDPHFGILSMNEQAERCGATLQIDSKKNQGAEIKCIVPKDIGDEGEKNNENYVS from the coding sequence ATGCATAAAAGAGAAAGTATTATAAGGAAATACATATTCATTCTTACAGTATTGGGATGGACAGCATACGCGTACCACTTACACCTATATATCTTACCTGAAGACATTTTTATTTTTGTATGTCTTGTCATATTTTTAGGGGTGATTGAGTATTTTCGCTTGCCTATTGGCAAAGTATCAACATCCATTGGGTTTCCAGTCCTCTTTACGTTATATCTAATTTATGGCTTGTCTACGACGATTGTTTTTTATGGACTTGTCCTTACCGTAGTCAATGTGTTATTAAGGAGACCATTGCGTGTCGTCCTATATAATCCAGCCCAATTAATCGTATCCTTTATTCTTTCGATACAAGTAACAGGGTTACTAACATCAGTTAATAAATTAACGTTTGGAAGTGCTTTGGAAGAACAATTTGTTTTTTTAACAGTATTATTAATCTCTTATACTGTAATTAATAATCTATTTGTAGATTTCGTTTTATTATTTCGTGTTGAAAAGTTATCACTTACCAATTGGGTTCAAAAATTCTTAATTTCCTTATCTGTTGCACTTATATCTTACTTATATTGTTTACTACTGATCGTTTTAGGACATCAAGACCGCGGTGACATTGACGTTTTATCTTACGCTTTCTTCTTCTCACCACTTCTTGGACTATCCTTGCTAAGTTCAATCATTGTTCGACTACAGCAAGAAAAAGAGCGTTTAAATGCATTAGTATCTATTACATCAGAGATTAATGATTCTTTCGCGACAAATGATTGGATAGATAAGATTAAACCTAACTTATTTTCTTTTTTACAAACGGATGTAGCATTTCTATGTGCCGAGCAAAACGGTAAATGGGAAATCTTAATAAAAGATGGGCTTGAAAAGGATTTTACATTCTCTGAAAAAATTAAAGAAGAAATAATTCCGATAACACAAGCCATCGTATACAGTAATAAAAAACATAATGGTGGCCCATTGGCGAAAGCCTTTCCGAGTTATATACAATCTATCGTCTATGCACCGTTAAAAATTGAATCAAAGGTTGTCGGTATGTTAGTAGTCGGAAGAACGAGAACGTTTAGTTTCTCGAATGAAGATGTTCAATTTCTATCGGCAGTTGTGAACCAATTAGCAGTTACGTTAAAAACAAGAAAATTAATTGAAGAGCAAGAGAAAAATATGATTTTAGAAGAAAGAAATCGTATTGCACGGGATATACATGATGGTATAGCGCAATCTATTGCTGGTGCAGTTATGAACCTAGAAACAGCACAACGTAAGTTCGAAACAAGCGCGCAAGCAGCTTATGATTTAATTTCTAATAGTGTTAGCAAATTGCGAATTAGCTTGAAAGAAGTAAGACAATCCATTTATGCTCTGCGACCATACCCTACTGAAACTATCGGGTTAAAACAAGCATTAGAAAAAAGGGTCGCCGACTTCAATAAAGAAAGTTCAATTATCGTTAAGTTTGAAGAACGGGGTACACCTTTTGAATTAAGTACGAAAAATCAAAAGTTGTTATTTGATATTGCGAAAGAAAGCTTGCAAAACATAAAAAAACATGCGAAAGCAACAGAAGTCAGTGTACTGTTAAGCTATCAATCTGATTTTGTTCTTTTAAAGGTAAAAGATAATGGAATTGGTTTTTCATTATTTGATGCCATGTTAAAAGCACGTAATGACCCACATTTTGGTATACTTAGTATGAATGAGCAAGCTGAGCGATGTGGAGCGACGTTGCAAATAGATAGTAAGAAAAACCAGGGTGCTGAAATTAAGTGCATTGTTCCAAAAGATATAGGTGACGAGGGGGAAAAGAATAATGAAAATTATGTTAGTTGA
- a CDS encoding tRNA threonylcarbamoyladenosine dehydratase: MLHQFSRNELAIGKEGLNLLKNSTVAVLGIGGVGSFAAEALARSGVGRLVLVDKDDVDITNVNRQIHALVSTVGQPKTDLMKARIADINPECEVIALKMFYTEETYEQFFSHGLDFVIDASDTISYKIHLMKECLSRNIPIISSMGMANKMDPTRLKIADISKTSYDPIAKVVRTRLRKEGIHKGINVVFSDEKPIKIREEVRKDIVTNENTPIRKAKLPPSSNAFVPSVSGLIMAGHVVTEITKDITINRR; encoded by the coding sequence ATGCTTCATCAATTTTCAAGAAATGAATTAGCAATTGGAAAAGAAGGATTAAATTTATTAAAAAATAGCACTGTAGCTGTTTTAGGTATTGGTGGTGTTGGTTCATTCGCTGCAGAAGCATTGGCAAGATCAGGTGTTGGACGACTTGTTTTAGTTGATAAAGATGATGTTGATATAACGAATGTAAATCGCCAAATCCATGCATTAGTTTCGACGGTTGGACAGCCTAAAACGGATTTAATGAAAGCACGTATTGCGGATATTAATCCAGAATGTGAAGTAATTGCCTTAAAAATGTTTTATACAGAAGAAACATATGAGCAATTTTTCTCACATGGTTTAGATTTTGTTATAGATGCTTCAGATACGATTTCTTACAAAATTCACTTGATGAAAGAATGCTTAAGCAGAAACATTCCAATAATCTCAAGTATGGGGATGGCCAATAAAATGGATCCTACGCGTCTGAAAATTGCAGACATCTCTAAAACGAGCTATGACCCGATAGCAAAAGTAGTAAGAACAAGGCTTCGCAAAGAAGGTATCCATAAAGGAATTAATGTTGTCTTCTCTGATGAAAAACCAATTAAAATCCGTGAAGAAGTAAGAAAAGATATCGTAACAAATGAAAATACTCCGATTAGAAAGGCAAAGCTACCACCATCTTCAAATGCTTTTGTTCCTTCAGTTTCCGGGTTAATTATGGCTGGACATGTTGTAACGGAAATAACGAAAGATATAACAATAAATCGTCGATAA
- the aspS gene encoding aspartate--tRNA ligase: protein MIKRTHQCGNLRKEEIGTQVQLNGWVQKRRDLGGLIFIDLRDRSGIVQVVFNPEESSEALNIADNVRSEYVVAIKGTVVAREAVNPNMPTGEIEIKADGIEIINEAKTTPFYIKDDVEVSEEMRLKYRYLDLRRPEMQETFKMRHNVTKTMRNFLDEREFLEIETPMLTKSTPEGARDYLVPSRVHPGEFYALPQSPQIFKQLLMTSGFEKYFQVVRCFRDEDLRADRQPEFTQVDIETSFMDTEELMAMMEEMMTKVVSEVKGIEIPSPFPRMTYKEAMERYGSDKPDTRFAMEIIDVSAVVENSSFKVFSSTVSNGGKVKALNAKGAASNYSRKDIDALTEFVSVYGAKGLAWMKVEEDGLKGPISKFFADETGTSLSETLNAEAGDLLLFVADKPQVVADSLGALRLKLGNELNLIDQAKLNFLWVVDFPLLEFNEEDGRYYAAHHPFTMPKREDLEMLDSDPGNVRAQAYDLVLNGYELGGGSQRIFERTIQEKMFKALGFTEEAAKEEFGFLMEAFEYGTPPHGGIALGLDRIVMLLAGRTNLRDTIAFPKTASASDLLTNAPSPVSEKQLDDLHLRLNVKNEIKL, encoded by the coding sequence ATGATAAAACGAACACATCAATGTGGTAATTTAAGAAAAGAAGAAATCGGTACACAAGTGCAATTAAATGGTTGGGTGCAAAAACGTCGTGATTTAGGTGGACTTATTTTCATAGATTTACGTGACCGTTCAGGAATTGTCCAAGTAGTATTTAACCCAGAAGAATCAAGCGAGGCGTTAAACATTGCTGATAACGTCCGTAGTGAATATGTTGTCGCTATTAAAGGAACTGTGGTAGCTCGTGAAGCTGTAAACCCAAATATGCCTACAGGTGAAATTGAAATAAAGGCAGATGGAATAGAAATCATTAATGAAGCTAAGACGACACCTTTTTACATTAAAGATGATGTAGAAGTTTCTGAAGAGATGCGTTTAAAATATCGTTATTTAGACTTGCGTCGTCCGGAAATGCAAGAAACATTTAAAATGAGACATAACGTTACGAAAACGATGAGAAACTTTTTGGATGAAAGAGAATTTTTAGAAATTGAAACGCCTATGTTAACGAAAAGCACGCCTGAAGGAGCGCGTGACTATTTAGTACCTAGTCGTGTGCATCCTGGAGAATTTTACGCACTTCCACAGTCACCGCAAATTTTTAAACAACTGTTGATGACTTCTGGTTTTGAAAAGTATTTCCAAGTTGTTCGTTGTTTCCGCGACGAAGACTTACGTGCAGACCGTCAACCTGAATTCACACAAGTTGATATTGAAACGTCATTTATGGATACAGAGGAATTAATGGCGATGATGGAAGAAATGATGACAAAAGTTGTGTCAGAAGTTAAAGGTATTGAAATTCCATCACCATTCCCTCGTATGACTTATAAAGAGGCGATGGAGAGATATGGTTCAGATAAACCTGATACTCGTTTTGCGATGGAAATCATAGACGTTTCAGCAGTTGTTGAAAATTCATCCTTTAAAGTATTTAGTTCAACTGTATCGAACGGCGGCAAAGTCAAAGCACTTAACGCTAAAGGTGCGGCAAGTAACTATTCAAGAAAAGATATTGACGCATTAACAGAGTTCGTATCTGTTTATGGAGCTAAAGGTTTAGCTTGGATGAAAGTGGAAGAAGACGGCTTAAAAGGACCGATTTCAAAATTCTTCGCCGATGAAACTGGAACTAGTTTAAGTGAAACATTAAATGCCGAAGCAGGTGACTTATTATTATTTGTTGCCGATAAACCTCAAGTTGTTGCCGATAGTTTAGGAGCACTACGCTTAAAACTTGGAAACGAATTAAACTTGATTGATCAAGCAAAACTAAATTTCCTATGGGTTGTAGATTTCCCATTATTAGAATTTAATGAAGAAGATGGGCGTTATTACGCAGCACATCACCCGTTTACAATGCCAAAACGTGAAGACTTAGAGATGTTAGATTCTGATCCAGGAAATGTACGTGCTCAAGCATATGACTTAGTGTTAAATGGCTATGAGCTTGGTGGAGGATCACAACGTATATTTGAACGTACTATCCAGGAAAAAATGTTCAAAGCACTTGGATTCACGGAAGAAGCTGCTAAAGAGGAATTTGGTTTCTTAATGGAAGCATTTGAATATGGTACGCCGCCACATGGTGGGATTGCTTTAGGTTTAGACCGTATTGTCATGCTATTAGCTGGTAGAACGAATTTACGTGATACGATTGCATTTCCAAAAACTGCAAGCGCTAGTGATTTATTAACAAATGCTCCTAGCCCAGTTAGCGAAAAACAGCTAGATGACTTGCATTTAAGGCTAAATGTTAAAAATGAAATAAAGTTGTAA
- the hisS gene encoding histidine--tRNA ligase, with translation MKIQVPRGTQDILPGDSEIWQYIEQSAHNICERYNYKEIRTPIFEHTELFERGVGDTTDIVQKEMYTFTDRGDRNLTLRPEGTASTVRAFVQHKLFGNAAQPTKLYYLGPMFRYERPQAGRFRQFVQFGIEAIGSNDPSVDAEVIALAMDLYRELGLKNIKLVINSLGDAESRNAHKEALIKHFQPRIDEFCSDCKQRLEKNPLRILDCKKDRNHELMSNAPSILNYLNEQSSAYFTEVKQHLTAMEIPYVVDETLVRGLDYYNHTAFEIMSDAEGFGAITTLSGGGRYNGLVEQLGGPETPGIGFALSIERLIAALEAEKVELPIKTELDCFIVAMGEEAKKVATKLLYQLRKAGLSADKDYLDRKAKAQFKAADRFQAKRVLIIGEDEIQKNVVLVKDMESGEQQELSLDSVINEIKEVEGE, from the coding sequence ATGAAAATTCAAGTTCCCCGCGGAACACAGGATATTTTACCAGGTGATTCAGAAATATGGCAGTACATAGAACAAAGTGCACACAATATTTGTGAGCGATACAACTATAAGGAGATCCGCACGCCTATCTTTGAACATACAGAACTTTTTGAACGAGGTGTTGGTGATACAACAGATATCGTGCAAAAGGAAATGTATACGTTTACTGATCGAGGCGACCGTAATTTAACATTACGTCCAGAAGGAACGGCATCAACTGTCCGGGCTTTTGTTCAACATAAATTATTTGGAAATGCTGCACAACCTACGAAACTGTATTATTTAGGACCAATGTTTCGATATGAACGACCACAAGCAGGAAGATTTAGACAGTTCGTTCAATTTGGCATTGAAGCAATTGGCAGTAATGACCCATCGGTAGATGCGGAAGTAATTGCTTTGGCAATGGATTTATATCGTGAGTTAGGATTAAAAAATATCAAGTTAGTTATTAATAGTCTAGGTGATGCCGAAAGTAGAAACGCACACAAAGAAGCGTTAATAAAACACTTTCAGCCTAGAATAGATGAGTTTTGTAGCGATTGTAAACAGCGCTTAGAAAAAAATCCATTACGTATTTTAGATTGTAAAAAAGATCGCAATCATGAACTGATGAGCAATGCGCCATCCATTCTTAACTATCTAAATGAACAATCTAGTGCATACTTTACTGAAGTAAAACAGCATTTAACAGCTATGGAAATTCCTTATGTTGTCGATGAAACTTTGGTTCGCGGTCTCGATTATTACAATCACACTGCTTTTGAAATTATGAGTGATGCAGAAGGGTTCGGTGCTATTACAACGTTAAGTGGTGGTGGTAGATACAATGGTCTTGTTGAACAACTTGGAGGTCCAGAAACACCTGGAATTGGTTTTGCATTAAGTATTGAAAGACTAATTGCAGCATTAGAAGCAGAAAAAGTGGAATTACCAATAAAGACGGAGTTAGACTGCTTTATCGTTGCGATGGGTGAGGAAGCAAAAAAAGTAGCGACAAAACTCCTTTACCAACTTCGCAAAGCGGGTCTAAGTGCTGATAAAGATTATTTAGACCGTAAAGCGAAGGCACAGTTTAAAGCAGCAGATCGTTTTCAAGCAAAACGTGTTCTTATTATAGGAGAAGATGAAATTCAAAAAAATGTTGTTCTTGTCAAAGATATGGAAAGTGGCGAACAACAAGAATTATCACTAGATTCAGTAATAAATGAAATCAAAGAAGTAGAGGGGGAATAA
- a CDS encoding SH3 domain-containing protein encodes MKVTSYLPFIVLFTIILFSFPEKMHANSTISVSVDTLNVREDAGVTFPIIDQIHNGDTYEVIGEKGTWINIKLSENKSGWVASWLVEKSDSTDGTKVYSNVKGLNVRSGPNTSTKIISQINPDQTFTYLGEEGQWTKIDFNGVESWVASWLISVTHTEKNDNVLKTATIDVSILNVRNAPSLSASILGRLSKGTTVSIIDVKDGWYKISFKNEFGWIAGDYVKSASSKQEARVTTDILNIRSEPTTNSTIIGKLIKDSIVTITAEQQDWKKVITDSGTEGWVAGWYLSDNKEEIKNIPFVKVIYNGTNIRSGPSTRTDVVLRANNGEQFAIVSKEGDWYEISISETETAYIASWIVTTTNLMQTNASSRAVLKGKTIVLDPGHGGRDSGAIGVTGITEKTLTLSTAKLLAKALKEAGATVILTHNGERYVSLENRVITAHYNNADAFISIHFNSSFDSSAGGITTYYFKNTTDKRLAEAIHKQLIAKTGLRDRDYRYGNYHVLRRNKQPSVLLELGFISKGTEEALVKTNSYQQTAADAIFQGLINYFK; translated from the coding sequence TTGAAAGTTACTAGTTACCTCCCCTTCATCGTACTTTTTACTATTATTCTTTTTAGTTTCCCAGAAAAAATGCATGCGAATTCAACAATTTCAGTAAGTGTTGACACGCTTAATGTTCGCGAAGATGCTGGAGTTACTTTTCCTATTATTGACCAAATACATAATGGTGATACATACGAGGTTATTGGTGAAAAAGGGACTTGGATTAATATAAAATTATCAGAGAATAAATCTGGTTGGGTTGCATCGTGGCTCGTCGAAAAATCTGATTCGACTGATGGCACGAAGGTATATTCGAATGTAAAAGGATTAAATGTGCGAAGTGGACCAAACACTTCTACTAAAATAATTTCCCAAATTAACCCTGATCAAACATTTACCTACTTAGGGGAAGAAGGACAATGGACGAAAATTGATTTTAATGGCGTGGAATCTTGGGTTGCCTCTTGGCTAATCTCAGTTACGCATACGGAAAAAAATGATAATGTTTTAAAAACAGCAACAATTGACGTTAGTATATTAAATGTGCGAAATGCCCCATCTTTGTCAGCCTCAATTTTAGGTAGGTTGTCTAAAGGAACTACGGTGTCAATCATTGACGTAAAAGATGGATGGTATAAAATTTCTTTTAAAAATGAGTTTGGCTGGATTGCTGGTGACTATGTAAAATCAGCAAGCTCAAAACAAGAAGCAAGAGTTACAACTGATATATTAAATATTCGTAGTGAACCGACAACAAATTCTACGATTATAGGAAAGCTAATAAAAGATAGTATTGTCACGATTACTGCGGAACAACAAGATTGGAAAAAAGTCATCACAGATTCTGGCACAGAAGGCTGGGTTGCAGGGTGGTATCTATCCGATAATAAGGAAGAAATTAAAAATATTCCTTTTGTAAAAGTCATTTATAATGGGACAAATATTCGTTCTGGACCAAGCACGAGGACAGACGTTGTTTTACGGGCTAATAATGGTGAGCAATTCGCTATTGTTAGTAAAGAAGGAGATTGGTATGAAATATCTATTAGTGAAACAGAGACAGCATATATCGCTAGCTGGATTGTTACTACAACCAATTTAATGCAAACTAACGCATCTTCTAGAGCTGTCTTAAAAGGAAAAACAATTGTGTTAGACCCTGGTCACGGTGGAAGAGATAGTGGGGCAATTGGAGTTACAGGGATTACTGAAAAAACTTTAACACTTAGTACAGCAAAATTATTAGCAAAGGCATTAAAAGAAGCTGGTGCAACTGTCATCTTAACTCATAATGGAGAACGCTATGTATCTCTAGAAAATCGAGTAATAACTGCGCATTACAATAATGCCGATGCATTTATAAGCATTCACTTTAATTCGTCTTTTGATTCAAGTGCTGGTGGAATAACAACGTACTATTTTAAAAATACAACCGACAAACGCTTAGCCGAAGCTATACATAAACAATTAATTGCAAAAACAGGCTTGCGTGATCGTGACTACCGCTACGGAAATTACCATGTACTTAGAAGAAACAAACAGCCGTCTGTCTTATTAGAATTAGGTTTTATATCAAAAGGAACAGAAGAAGCTCTTGTAAAAACAAATAGTTATCAACAAACAGCTGCTGATGCTATTTTCCAAGGACTTATAAACTACTTTAAATAA
- the dtd gene encoding D-aminoacyl-tRNA deacylase, which yields MKVLVQRAKDAKVIVNEEIVGQIDHGVMLLVGITHNDDEAVLNYVVDKVANLRIFEDNQGKMNHSLIDVNGKVLSISQFTLYGDCRKGRRPNYMNAAKPEIAEELYDMFNKKLSEKGIQVETGSFGAMMDVQFTNVGPVTLMIEKENDSL from the coding sequence ATGAAAGTTTTAGTACAACGAGCAAAAGATGCCAAAGTTATTGTAAATGAAGAAATCGTTGGACAAATTGATCATGGGGTGATGCTTTTAGTAGGCATTACTCATAACGACGATGAAGCAGTTTTAAACTATGTAGTAGATAAAGTTGCTAATTTACGAATTTTCGAAGACAATCAAGGGAAGATGAACCATTCCTTAATTGATGTGAATGGAAAAGTCTTATCTATATCACAATTTACGTTATACGGGGACTGTCGAAAAGGGCGAAGACCGAATTACATGAATGCTGCAAAACCTGAAATTGCTGAAGAATTGTATGATATGTTTAACAAAAAACTCAGTGAAAAAGGAATTCAAGTAGAGACAGGTAGCTTTGGTGCGATGATGGATGTGCAGTTTACAAATGTTGGACCGGTTACATTAATGATAGAAAAAGAAAATGATTCGCTGTAG